The following is a genomic window from Candidatus Rokuibacteriota bacterium.
GGCCGTGCCGGCCTCAGCCCAGAGGTTGACGCTGCTGTCGGTGCCCGAGCCCATCGACGGAACCCCGGTGTACGTAGCGCTGGCTCCCGACGTCATCCGCGCGATCGACGAGCCGAAGTTCGCGGCAGGGGCCGCCGCCGAGCGCCAGATGGCGCGGGACGAGCACGTCCTGGGCGTCCGCCTGGCGGGTGTGGCACGGGCCTACCCGCTCGGGCACCTCAGCGCCCACGAGATCGTCAACGACCGCTTCGGCGACACGCCGGTCGCGGTGACCTGGTGACCCCTCTGCTGGACGGGCATCGTGTATGCCCGGCCGCTCCACGGGGAGAAGCCGCTCACCTTCGGCGTGTCCGGCATGCTCTGGAAGAGCTCGCTGATCATGTTCGACCGCGAGACAAAGAGTCTCTGGAGCCACATCACCGGGAAGGCCGTCGCCGGACCGCTGAAGGGGCTCACGCTCACGATGCTACCGGCCGTCCACACGACGTGGGGGCTCTGGCGCGCGAACCACCCGGATACCGTCGTGCTGGAGAAGCCCGCATGGACATGGCGGACGCCGCACCTCTTCGAGCGCGACTACGTCCTGGGGCTCGTCCTGGACGGCGAGGCCGTGGGCTTCCCGTTCGCCGCCCTCAAGCGCGCCCCGCTCGCCCACGTCAGCGTGGCCGGCCGGCCACTCCTGGTGGCGTACATCCAGCCGGCCGCCACCGCCGTCGCCTTCAGGCGCGAGGCCAACGGCCGCGTCCTCACGTTCCATCGCCTGGCGCGCGAGGGCGAGCTCTGGCGGATGCAGGATCGGGAGACGGCCTCCCGCTGGAACGCCGTGACGGGCGAAGCGCTCGCGGGCCCGCTGGCCGGGGCTCGGCTCCCGCCTGTCCCGGCGACGCAGGCCTACCTCTCGAACTGGCGGGAGCTCTACCCCATGGGCAGGATCTGGCGCGCGGAGTAAGCCCCGGGCGGGATCAGGCGGCTTGCGCGGCGGCCCGAGGGGACCGTCAGGCCAGCTTGCGGTGAATCCGGGACAGGGCGGCGGTCATGTCGATGGCGCCCTGGAGGACCGGGACGAGCGGGTCGCCGAGCTTTTCAAAGCGTGCCGGAGCCGTCCTGAGCGTGAAGCGCCGCGGGTCGAGGCGCGCGGTGACCTCTTCCCAGCGGAGCGGACAGGAGACCGGCGCCCCCGGCAACGGCCTCACCGAGAACGGCGCGACAATGGTCCGGCCGTGGCCGTTCTGGACGAAGTCGACGTACACCTTGCCGCCGCGCGCGCGGACTGGCCGCGCGATCGTCGCCAGGGCGGGCTCCGCCTGGACGCCGAGGAGGGCCAGGAGCCGCGCGAAGGTCCGCCCCTCCTCGTAGCTGTAGCGGGCGCCCAGCGGGACCAGGATGTGGAGCCCGGTCGCCCCCGAGGTCTTGACATAGCTCGCCAGCTCGAGCTCATCCAGGATCCGGTGGAGCGCCCGTGCCACCTTCACGACGTCTGTGAACGGGGCGCCCTTGGGATCCAGGTCGAGCACGAGCCAGTCGGGACGGTCGAGGGAGCCCAGGCGCGAGCCCCAGAGGTGGAGGGGGATCGTCCCCAGGTTGGCCACGTAGCGGAGGGTCTCCGCGTCGTTCACGATGAAGTAGTCGATCTCACGCTCGGCGTCCTTGGAGTAGATCCGCTCGGTGCGCACCCAGGCAGGAGCGAACTCGGGAGCATCCTTCTGGAAGAACGACTTCCCCCCGATCCCGTCAGGGTAGCGGGTGAGGACGAGCGGGCGGTCGCTGAGATACGGGAGGAGATGGGGCGCGACGGCGTCGTAGTAGGCGATCAGGTCCGCCTTGGTGTAGCCTTCCTCGGGCCAGAAGACCTTCGTCGGGTTCGTGATCCTGACCCGGGGAGGCTGCGCTTCTCCGCGCGCGGCCGGAAGCGGCTCGAGCTCCGCCGGGACCTCGCGGCGACACGCCTCGGGCCGCTTGTCGTCGCGGAGCCCGAGGAAGGCCGGATGGCGGATCCCGCCGTCCTGAGTCCACTCGGTGAAGCGGACCTCGCAGACGAGCCTGGGCTCCACCCAGTGGTGGCCGGTGCCGGCGGGCGTCCCGGCGTCGAACGGAGAAGCCGCGCGGCCCAGAGCGCGGAGCTTCTCCCAGACCATCCTGAGGGTCCTGTCATCGAAGCCGGTGCCGACCTTGGAGACGTAGACCAGCCGGTCCCCCTCGTAGAGCCCGAGATGGAGGGCACCGAAATATCCGCGCGAGCCCTGCGGATCGGTATAGCCGCCGATGACGAACTCCTGGCGACGGAGACACTTCAGCTTGACCCAGTCCCTCGAGCGGCCACCGACGTAGGAGCTCCCGATCTTCTTCGCCACGATCCCTTCGAGCTGCTGCTCGGAGGCTGCCTCAAAGAAGGCCTCGCCGTGCTCGAGGATGTGGTCGCCGTAGCGGATCACGCCGCGGGCCGGGAGGAGGAGCGCCAGGCACGCCTTGCGCTCCTCAAGCGGAACGCGACGGAGGTCGCAGCCGTCGAGCGAGAGACAGTCGAAGAAGATTCCGGTGACCGGAACCACGACCCGCGCCCGTTCGACTTCCAGAGGGTTCGTCAGCTGCATCCGCGCCTGGAGGCGCTGGAAGCTCGGGCGCCCCCCCTCGTCGAGGGCCACGATCTCACCGTCGAGGACGAAACGGTCGAGCGGGAGCATGCCGAGCGCGAGGGCGACTTCCGGGTAGCGTGCCGTGATGCCCTGGCCGTTCCTGCCGTAGAGCTCGACGACGTCGCGCGTCCGGAAGGCCAGGACGCGAACGCCGTCGTACTTGATCTCGAAGAGCCACTCCTTCCCCGAGAACGGGCGATCACCGGAGGTGGCGAGCATGAGCGGCTGGTCTCGCGGGGAGATGTCTGCGCGCGGCACCTTCAGAGCCTGAAGGCGCCTTCGCAGCGCGCTGAGCTTCGCCGGCGACTCCCCCAGCTCCTCCACCGTCAGCCCGGAGAGCACCGACTCGGGATAGCGCTCGGTCGGCTCCTCGTCCTGCACGTAGGCGTCCGCCTTTTTCAGGAGGAGCCACTCCTTCTCCTTCCCGCTCATCCGCACGAGGGTCCACCGGCCGCGGAGCTTGACGCCGAAGAGCTCGAACTCGAGCTTCCCCTTCGCGAGCTGCTCGAGCGGATCCGAGTCCTTGACGAGCCGGTAGCGGCCCCGGTCCCAGACGATCACGGGGCCGGCGCCATAGTTGTCGGCGGGGATGCGACCCTCGAAGTCCGCGTACTCGACCGGATGGTCCTCGACGTGCACGGCGAGCCGCTTCTCCTCGGGACGGACCGACGGGCCCTTCGGGACGGCCCAGCTCTTGAGCACCCTGTCGATCTCGAGGCGCAGGTCGTAGTGGAGGCGGCGGGCCGCGTGCTTCTGGACGACGAACAGACGGCTGTCGCCCGCGCGCCGGCCGCCGAAAGGCTCGGGCGTCCGCTCCGGGTCGCGCTTCTTCCGGTAGGCGTCGAGCTGCGAGACGCGCGCGTTTCTCACGCCGAACTCAGTGCATGATGGAGCCGCCGGCGACATTGATCGCCTGGCCGGTGATGTACTCGGCGGCGTCCGAGGCGAGGAAGGCCGCCACCTCGGCCACGTCGTCCGGCGTCGCGAGGCGGCCGAGCGGGATGGCCTCCGCCCGCCGCTTGATCCCTTCGGCCCTGAGCACCGGATCGAAGCTCCCGTCCGCCCGCCGGCCGAGATAGTCGAGGCGGTCGGTATCGGCCGGCCCCGGGGAGATGGCATTCACCGTGATACCCGCAGGAGCCAGTTCAAGGGCGAGGGCCTGCGTGAAGCCGATCAGGCCGAACTTGGACGCACAGTAGGCGGCCAGGTTGGCGTAGCCGAGCTTGCCGCAGTTCGAGGCGATGTTGATGATCCGCCCGCGGATCCCCTGGCCGAGCATCGCGCGCGCGACGGCTCTGGCACAGAGGTAGCTTCCCTTCAGGTTCGTGTCCAGGACGACGTCCCACGCGTCCTCGTTCAGCTCCACGACCGGAACGCGGTCGGCGCCCGGCGGCGCGGCGGCGTTGTTGACCAGGATGTCGATGCGCCCGAGGGTCTCGAGCGCGCGCTGGACGGCGGCCTCGATCTGGCCGGCCGATCGGACATCCACGAGCGCGGTCGCCGCACGGCGCCCCGCCGCCCGGACCTCGGTGGCGACCGTGTCGAGGCCGCCCCAGCCGCTCGCCGGCTTCGTCGGCACCGCCCGCACGCCGGTCGGCGCGATGTCGGTCAGGACGAGGTCGGCCCCCTCGGCGGCCAGCCGCCGGGCGATCGCCCGACCGAAGCCATGCTCACCTCCGCTCCCGGTCACCATCGCGACCTTGCCGCTGAGCCTTGCCATCACCGCCTCCTCGACGTACACTCCTCTGGGCGTTCCAGCGCGAGGGATGGCTTCGATGCGAATCGTCGACGTGAAGGCGTACCCGACATCCTTCCCGGTTCCACCCGACGCCAGCGTGACCCTGGGGATCGGGCGCGCCGTCAAGCGTGACGCCGTCGTCGTCAAGGTTACCACGGACGACGGGCTCGTCGGCTACGGCGAGTCCCACCACGGCCGCGCCCCCGGCGCCGTCGCGCACCTGGCGAACACGACGCTCCGCCAGCTCGTCCTGGGCATGGACGCCCTGGACGTCGTGGGGGTGTGGTCGCGCATCTACAAGATGCAGCTCGGGAGCCACGGGATGGGCGCCGCCACGGCGATCGCCATGAGCGGCATCGACATGGCGCTCTGGGACATCCGCGGGAAAGTGACGGGCTGGCCGCTCTACCGGCTCCTCGGTGGCGCGTCGCGGCCGATCCCCGCGTACGCCGGGGGCGTGTCGCTCGGCTACCAGGAGCCCGAGGCGCTCGCCGAGGAGGCGCGCGCGCTGGTCGCCGCGGGCTACCGGGCGGTGAAGCTCCGCGTCGGGGACTCGCCCGAGCGCGACCTGGCTCGCGTGGGCGCCGTTCGGACGGCGTTCGGGGAAGGGCTCGTCATCCTGGTGGACGCCAACACGGGCTACTCGCTGAGCGACGCGCGCCAGGTCATGCCCGGGCTGGAGGCCCACGGCGTCGGCTGGCTCGAAGAGCCGTTCCCGGCCCATGACTATGCGAGCTACAGGATCGCGGCCTCGCTGGGCCGCGTGCCTCTTGCGGCGGGGGAGAACCACTACACGCGCTTCGAGTTCTCGCGCCTGATCGAGGACGGCGTCATCCGGATCCTCCAGCCCGATCTCTCCAAGACCGGCGGCATCACCGAGGCCCTCCGCATCGCCGCGCTCGCGTCCGCCTGGAAGCTCCCGATCAACCCCCACACCTCCATGACCGGGCTCAACATGGCCGCGAGCATCCACTTCCTCGCGGCGATCGACAATGCTGGCTACTTCGAGGCCGACGTCTCGAAGGGGAACCTCTTCCGCGACCAGCTGACCAGCAGTCCCTGTACCCTGGACGCCAACGGGCGCGTGAGCCCGCTCGAGGGCCCGGGGATCGGCGTCGAGGTGGACGAGGACTTCCTGGCCCGGCACCCGGTCATCGAGGGGCCCGGTTACGTCTGATGAAGCGCGCCTCAATGCCGTGAGCTCAACATAAATAAGGCTCCTCGGTCGGCTGCAAAGTCCGCCGATGCGCGGTATCGCGACGGCCGATCTCCTTGGGCTCTTTGAACCATAGGCGGCTTTCGTGGTATCGTGCGACTCGTCTCGAAGATTTCGGGGGGAGGACGCGGCGAGATCATGCCCAGGGTGCCTCTCGAGCCCCGGTTCACCATCGAGTACCTGTCCGTCCTGGACAGCGACGGCAACCTGGACACCACCCTGGAGCCGCAGATCTCCCCTGACGATCTGAAGCGGCTGTACCGGGCAATGCTGCTCGGGCGCCGCTTGGACGAGCGGATGGTGCGGCTCCAGCGCCAGGGACGCATCGGCACCTTCGCGCCGATCAAGGGTCAGGAGGCCTCGCAGATGGGGAGCGTCTTCACCCTTCGCCCGACCGACTGGATGGTGCCGTCCTTCCGCGAGACTGGGGCCATGCTCTGGCGCGGCTGGCCGATCGAGAAGATCCTCCTCTTCTTCGCCGGTTACCTCGAGGGCGGTCAGCCGGCGCCCGACCACCACGACCTGCCGATCACGGTCCCCGTTGCCACACAGCTCCCGCACGCAGTCGGACTGGCGTACGCGGCCCAGTATCGCGGGGATGACGCGATCGTGATGGCGTACTTCGGCGACGGCGCGACCTCCGAGGGCGACTTCCATGAGGCGCTGAACTTCGCGGGCGTCTGGCATGTGCCGATCGTCTTCGTCTGCCAGAACAACCAGTGGGCAATCTCCGTGCCGCTCAAGAAGCAGACGCATTCCCGCACGCTGGCCCAGAAGGCACTGGCCTACGGCTTCCCCGGAATCCAGGTCGACGGCAACGACGTGCTCGCCGTCTACGCGGCAAGCCGCGAGGCCGTCGAGCGGGCGCGCGCCGGCGACGGTCCGACGCTCATCGAGTGCGTCACGTATCGTCTCGGCGTTCACACGACCGCAGACGACCCGACCAGGTACCGCTCGGACGAGGAAGTGAAAGAGTGGGTGCGGAAGGATCCGCTCACGCGCTTCAGCGCCTACTTGCAGAAGAGGAACCTGCTGGAGGAGGGGCTCGAGGAGAAGCTCGACGACGAGATCGCTGCCGCCGTCAAGCGCTTCGAAGCCGCGGCGGTTGCCGATCCGCTCACGATGTTCGATCACGTGTACGCGGAGCTGCCGCCGCATCTCGTGACCCAGCGCGAGGAGATGGTCCAGCGCGTGCGAAGCCGCGTGATCGAGCCGCCCGCGGGGGGCGAGACCGAGCAGCTGGAATCGCCGCCCTTGCGCGGCCAGCGACGGACCAGCCGATGGCCAAGCTGAACATGGTCAAGGCGCTCAACCTGGCCCTGCTCCAGGAGATGGAACGGGACGCGGACGTGCTCGTCATCGGCGAGGACGTAGGCGTGGACGGTGGCGTCTTCCGCGTGACGGAGGATCTCCACCGGAAGTTCGGAGCAAAGCGTGTGATTGACAGCCCGCTGGCGGAGGCCGCGATCATCGGCACCTCGATCGGCATGGCGCTCTACGGCCTCAAGCCGGTGTGCGAGATCCAGTTCTCCGGCTTTGCTTTCCAGTGTTTCCATCAGATCGAGAACCATGCGGCGCGCTACCGCATGCGCTCCCAGGGACGCTTTCACTGCCAGATGGTCGTCCGTATGCCGTACGGCGGCGGCGTTCGCGCCATCGAGCACCACTCGGAGAGCGAGGAGCAGTTCTACGCCCACATCCCGGGGCTGAAGATGGTGATCCCCTCGGGACCCCGCACGGCCCGCGCGCTCCTCGTCAGCGCGATCCGGGATCCGGACCCCGTGATCTTCTTCGAGGCGAAGGCGCTCTACCACGCGGGTCGAGAGGATGTGCCCGACGAGATCGAAACGCTGCCGATCGGCCGGGCTCGACTCGTGCGGGAGGGCAGTGACTTGACGATCATTGCCTATGGCGCCATGCTTCGCCTCGCGCAGGAGGCCGCGCAGCTCCTGCATGACGAAGACGGCGTCGCGACGGAGCTGATCGATCTGCTCACGATCTCGCCCCTGGATAGGGAGACCCTCACGGCGTCGGTCGGCAAGACCGGACGCGCGGTCATCGTCCACGAGGCACCGAAGAGCT
Proteins encoded in this region:
- a CDS encoding DUF3179 domain-containing protein, with protein sequence MRPLVVALVILLEAVPASAQRLTLLSVPEPIDGTPVYVALAPDVIRAIDEPKFAAGAAAERQMARDEHVLGVRLAGVARAYPLGHLSAHEIVNDRFGDTPVAVTW
- a CDS encoding DUF3179 domain-containing protein, which produces MYARPLHGEKPLTFGVSGMLWKSSLIMFDRETKSLWSHITGKAVAGPLKGLTLTMLPAVHTTWGLWRANHPDTVVLEKPAWTWRTPHLFERDYVLGLVLDGEAVGFPFAALKRAPLAHVSVAGRPLLVAYIQPAATAVAFRREANGRVLTFHRLAREGELWRMQDRETASRWNAVTGEALAGPLAGARLPPVPATQAYLSNWRELYPMGRIWRAE
- the ligD gene encoding DNA ligase D — encoded protein: MSPAAPSCTEFGVRNARVSQLDAYRKKRDPERTPEPFGGRRAGDSRLFVVQKHAARRLHYDLRLEIDRVLKSWAVPKGPSVRPEEKRLAVHVEDHPVEYADFEGRIPADNYGAGPVIVWDRGRYRLVKDSDPLEQLAKGKLEFELFGVKLRGRWTLVRMSGKEKEWLLLKKADAYVQDEEPTERYPESVLSGLTVEELGESPAKLSALRRRLQALKVPRADISPRDQPLMLATSGDRPFSGKEWLFEIKYDGVRVLAFRTRDVVELYGRNGQGITARYPEVALALGMLPLDRFVLDGEIVALDEGGRPSFQRLQARMQLTNPLEVERARVVVPVTGIFFDCLSLDGCDLRRVPLEERKACLALLLPARGVIRYGDHILEHGEAFFEAASEQQLEGIVAKKIGSSYVGGRSRDWVKLKCLRRQEFVIGGYTDPQGSRGYFGALHLGLYEGDRLVYVSKVGTGFDDRTLRMVWEKLRALGRAASPFDAGTPAGTGHHWVEPRLVCEVRFTEWTQDGGIRHPAFLGLRDDKRPEACRREVPAELEPLPAARGEAQPPRVRITNPTKVFWPEEGYTKADLIAYYDAVAPHLLPYLSDRPLVLTRYPDGIGGKSFFQKDAPEFAPAWVRTERIYSKDAEREIDYFIVNDAETLRYVANLGTIPLHLWGSRLGSLDRPDWLVLDLDPKGAPFTDVVKVARALHRILDELELASYVKTSGATGLHILVPLGARYSYEEGRTFARLLALLGVQAEPALATIARPVRARGGKVYVDFVQNGHGRTIVAPFSVRPLPGAPVSCPLRWEEVTARLDPRRFTLRTAPARFEKLGDPLVPVLQGAIDMTAALSRIHRKLA
- a CDS encoding SDR family oxidoreductase; translated protein: MARLSGKVAMVTGSGGEHGFGRAIARRLAAEGADLVLTDIAPTGVRAVPTKPASGWGGLDTVATEVRAAGRRAATALVDVRSAGQIEAAVQRALETLGRIDILVNNAAAPPGADRVPVVELNEDAWDVVLDTNLKGSYLCARAVARAMLGQGIRGRIINIASNCGKLGYANLAAYCASKFGLIGFTQALALELAPAGITVNAISPGPADTDRLDYLGRRADGSFDPVLRAEGIKRRAEAIPLGRLATPDDVAEVAAFLASDAAEYITGQAINVAGGSIMH
- a CDS encoding mandelate racemase/muconate lactonizing enzyme family protein, whose translation is MRIVDVKAYPTSFPVPPDASVTLGIGRAVKRDAVVVKVTTDDGLVGYGESHHGRAPGAVAHLANTTLRQLVLGMDALDVVGVWSRIYKMQLGSHGMGAATAIAMSGIDMALWDIRGKVTGWPLYRLLGGASRPIPAYAGGVSLGYQEPEALAEEARALVAAGYRAVKLRVGDSPERDLARVGAVRTAFGEGLVILVDANTGYSLSDARQVMPGLEAHGVGWLEEPFPAHDYASYRIAASLGRVPLAAGENHYTRFEFSRLIEDGVIRILQPDLSKTGGITEALRIAALASAWKLPINPHTSMTGLNMAASIHFLAAIDNAGYFEADVSKGNLFRDQLTSSPCTLDANGRVSPLEGPGIGVEVDEDFLARHPVIEGPGYV
- the pdhA gene encoding pyruvate dehydrogenase (acetyl-transferring) E1 component subunit alpha, which encodes MPRVPLEPRFTIEYLSVLDSDGNLDTTLEPQISPDDLKRLYRAMLLGRRLDERMVRLQRQGRIGTFAPIKGQEASQMGSVFTLRPTDWMVPSFRETGAMLWRGWPIEKILLFFAGYLEGGQPAPDHHDLPITVPVATQLPHAVGLAYAAQYRGDDAIVMAYFGDGATSEGDFHEALNFAGVWHVPIVFVCQNNQWAISVPLKKQTHSRTLAQKALAYGFPGIQVDGNDVLAVYAASREAVERARAGDGPTLIECVTYRLGVHTTADDPTRYRSDEEVKEWVRKDPLTRFSAYLQKRNLLEEGLEEKLDDEIAAAVKRFEAAAVADPLTMFDHVYAELPPHLVTQREEMVQRVRSRVIEPPAGGETEQLESPPLRGQRRTSRWPS
- a CDS encoding alpha-ketoacid dehydrogenase subunit beta; translation: MAKLNMVKALNLALLQEMERDADVLVIGEDVGVDGGVFRVTEDLHRKFGAKRVIDSPLAEAAIIGTSIGMALYGLKPVCEIQFSGFAFQCFHQIENHAARYRMRSQGRFHCQMVVRMPYGGGVRAIEHHSESEEQFYAHIPGLKMVIPSGPRTARALLVSAIRDPDPVIFFEAKALYHAGREDVPDEIETLPIGRARLVREGSDLTIIAYGAMLRLAQEAAQLLHDEDGVATELIDLLTISPLDRETLTASVGKTGRAVIVHEAPKSFGPGAEIAASIMEGAFLSLEAPIRRVAAYDVPFVGFAREKANVPDVSRVVAAARETLAF